One stretch of Rhinatrema bivittatum chromosome 8, aRhiBiv1.1, whole genome shotgun sequence DNA includes these proteins:
- the LOC115097566 gene encoding keratin, type I cytoskeletal 18-like, whose translation MASPTNSGFCCPSFNKDAAVANDKEMMQNLNDRLATYLEKVRSLEKLNQELEIQIKEKLAQQVPAVKDYDSEFSQTNSLRKEIQKLILHNTKLLLAIDNAKLATADFKIRWKSEMAMSQSMENDISALRKLKGQHESCAGTLTVQLESLEEELLSLKKNHKEELTTLKASLAGSRVDVEVDPVQGLDLALILADVRSQYEAVIQKNKEEANPWFQAQLNTLTLQAENENKALRRANKEVTEKRHSLQGLEIELESLKIQVNAMKSSLEETECRYKGELDGLQTTINRLETELAEIQRSMQNEGLEYENLLRIKETLEAEIEVYRRLLDGEDEKKMVKPPPKKEPNVTTRKIVKVVTQTVVDGKVIDEYSEVEEMEESKKLKAPSFQE comes from the exons ATGGCCTCGCCTACCAATAGTGGATTTTGTTGCCCATCTTTCAACAAAGATGCAGCTGTAGCCAATGATAAAGAGATGATGCAGAACCTTAACGACCGGTTAGCTACCTACCTGGAAAAGGTTCGCTCCCTGGAAAAATTAAATCAGGAACTGGAGATCCAGATTAAAGAAAAGCTTGCTCAGCAAGTCCCTGCTGTCAAGGATTATGACTCAGAGTTTTCTCAGACCAACTCTCTCAGGAAGGAG ATTCAGAAATTGATCCTGCACAATACAAAGCTTCTTTTGGCTATTGATAATGCCAAGTTGGCTACAGCTGACTTCAAAATAAG GTGGAAATCTGAAATGGCTATGTCCCAGTCTATGGAAAATGATATTTCAGCTTTAAGGAAACTAAAGGGACAGCATGAATCTTGTGCAGGCACCTTGACGGTCCAGCTCGAAAGTCTAGAGGAGGAACTACTGTCCCTGAAGAAGAACCACAAAGAG GAGCTGACTACACTGAAAGCTTCTTTAGCTGGTTCCCGAGTGGATGTTGAAGTTGATCCTGTTCAGGGCCTAGATCTGGCTCTTATCTTGGCTGACGTTCGCTCACAGTATGAAGCAGTTATTCAAAAGAATAAGGAAGAGGCAAACCCTTGGTTCCAGGCCCAG CTGAACACCCTTACCCTGCAAGCAGAGAACGAGAACAAGGCTCTTCGGAGAGCCAACAAAGAGGTGACTGAAAAACGTCACAGTCTGCAAGGACTGGAAATCGAACTTGAGTCTCTGAAGATCCAG GTAAATGCCATGAAAAGTAGCCTAGAAGAAACCGAATGCCGATACAAGGGTGAGCTGGATGGACTCCAGACCACCATCAATAGATTGGAGACTGAATTAGCTGAGATCCAGAGGAGCATGCAGAATGAAGGGCTGGAGTACGAAAACCTACTGAGAATTAAGGAGACATTGGAGGCCGAAATTGAGGTCTACAGACGCTTGTTAGATGGGGAAGATGA GAAAAAAATGGTCAAGCCCCCACCTAAAA aagAGCCTAATGTGACAACCAGGAAGATTGTGAAAGTTGTCACCCAGACCGTGGTTGATGGAAAAGTTATTGATGAATACAGTGAAGTAGAGGAAATGGAAGAAAGCAAAAAACTGAAAGCCCCATCATTCCAGGAATGA